One genomic region from Kineococcus rhizosphaerae encodes:
- a CDS encoding HNH endonuclease, translating to MTTSRTGTNEWKKARARVLARSTVCHLCGLPGANEVDHVVPYSRGGGDNEENLRPAHRSCNRSKGARITGPVLPRTRAEVAVAMREWERTVGPSREW from the coding sequence ATGACGACGTCGAGGACCGGCACGAACGAGTGGAAGAAGGCACGGGCGCGCGTCCTGGCGCGCTCGACGGTCTGTCACCTGTGCGGCCTGCCGGGCGCGAACGAGGTCGACCACGTCGTCCCGTACTCCCGCGGCGGCGGCGACAACGAGGAGAACCTCCGCCCCGCGCACAGGTCGTGCAACCGGAGCAAGGGCGCACGGATCACCGGTCCCGTCCTGCCCCGCACGCGCGCCGAGGTCGCCGTCGCCATGCGCGAGTGGGAGCGGACGGTCGGGCCGTCGCGGGAGTGGTGA
- a CDS encoding phage major capsid protein: MPNNTTNTAAILRPEQVADLVIKPALAQAIAAQATTVQSTASNSLRIPLVTSDPTTGWVAEEAEIPLSTMGLDELVVTPSKVAGLVSVSREAADDTSPAATTSIGNGLARDIARKLDAAFAGNLASPAPKGLASLKDADVSLVTKSGAFANGDSLDAFAEAASMVEVEGGSITAWLAHPNDALALGKLKAETNSVVPLLSADPTQAARRTIEGRPVLVSPSIAPGTIYGVDKLVTFLVLREDTRVEVDGSAFFTSDRIAVRAVMRAGFGFANPKRIARVKVTTS; the protein is encoded by the coding sequence CCGACCTCGTCATCAAACCTGCTCTTGCCCAGGCGATCGCGGCCCAGGCGACGACGGTTCAGTCGACCGCCTCGAACTCGCTCCGCATCCCGCTCGTGACGTCCGACCCGACGACCGGGTGGGTCGCGGAGGAGGCGGAGATTCCCCTCTCGACGATGGGCCTCGACGAACTCGTCGTGACGCCGTCGAAGGTGGCCGGTCTCGTGTCGGTTTCTCGCGAGGCCGCCGACGACACCTCTCCCGCCGCGACGACCTCGATCGGTAACGGCCTCGCCCGTGACATCGCCCGCAAGCTCGATGCCGCGTTCGCCGGGAACCTCGCGTCCCCGGCGCCGAAGGGCCTCGCGTCCCTGAAGGACGCGGACGTGTCCCTCGTGACGAAGTCCGGCGCGTTCGCCAACGGCGACAGTCTCGACGCGTTCGCCGAAGCGGCCTCGATGGTCGAGGTCGAGGGCGGTTCGATCACGGCATGGTTGGCCCACCCGAACGACGCCCTCGCCCTGGGCAAGCTGAAGGCGGAGACGAACTCCGTCGTCCCGCTCCTGTCCGCCGACCCGACCCAGGCCGCACGCCGGACGATCGAGGGCCGCCCGGTCCTCGTGTCCCCGTCGATCGCGCCCGGGACGATCTACGGCGTCGACAAGCTCGTGACGTTCCTCGTCCTGCGCGAGGACACCCGCGTCGAGGTCGACGGGTCGGCGTTCTTCACCTCCGACCGCATCGCCGTCCGCGCCGTCATGCGCGCCGGGTTCGGGTTCGCCAACCCCAAGCGCATCGCGCGCGTCAAGGTCACGACCTCCTGA